In Chryseobacterium gleum, a single genomic region encodes these proteins:
- a CDS encoding DUF4271 domain-containing protein, giving the protein MMNVIERDASLKDFLLQKYFDASNNLPSWIITSCVTTLTLSVLISQYVPVVPKFIADLQLLGYQLNKFGYTLLVVMFFYLIKSTLGFLFYQSIGDGKKWTIFYFTSTKFYFILSFLLIILCVAHYYFPIDRNKMFLYYFCFFSFVFIFKVFFYLFHKNKILPEKWYYKFLYICTLQIAPLLLLWKLLFF; this is encoded by the coding sequence ATGATGAACGTCATAGAAAGGGATGCCAGTCTCAAAGATTTTCTGCTTCAGAAATATTTTGATGCAAGTAATAACCTTCCCAGCTGGATAATTACATCCTGTGTAACCACCCTTACCCTTTCTGTATTAATCTCACAATATGTTCCTGTTGTACCGAAATTTATTGCGGATCTTCAGCTTTTAGGATATCAGCTTAATAAATTCGGGTATACTTTGCTGGTTGTGATGTTTTTTTATTTAATAAAATCCACATTAGGGTTTTTATTTTATCAAAGTATAGGGGATGGAAAAAAATGGACTATTTTTTATTTTACCTCCACAAAATTTTATTTCATTCTTTCTTTTTTGCTAATAATTCTTTGTGTAGCCCACTATTACTTCCCGATAGACAGAAATAAAATGTTTTTATATTATTTCTGCTTCTTTTCTTTTGTATTCATTTTCAAGGTTTTTTTCTATTTATTTCACAAGAACAAGATTCTTCCGGAGAAATGGTATTATAAATTTTTGTATATTTGCACCCTCCAAATTGCACCATTATTATTGCTTTGGAAGTTGTTATTTTTTTAA
- the tgt gene encoding tRNA guanosine(34) transglycosylase Tgt, giving the protein MKFFNIEKTSEGKARAGEITTDHGKIQTPIFMPVGTVASVKTVHQRELKEDIKAQIILGNTYHLYLRPGMETMQDAGGLHKFMNWDLPILTDSGGFQVFSLASNRKMTEEGARFKSHIDGSYHMFSPERSMEIQRQIGADIFMAFDECTPYPCDYNQAKSSMELTHRWLKRCIEWTNNNPELYGHKQRLFPIVQGSTYSDLRKISAEVISEAGAEGNAIGGLSVGEPEEEMYRITDEVTDILPKEKPRYLMGVGTPWNILESIGLGIDMMDCVMPTRNARNAMLFTWQGVMNLKNEKWKRDFSPLDEFGTSFVDREYSKAYLRHLFVSKEYLAKQIASIHNLAFYLDLVKVAREHIIAGDFYEWKNSVVPVLRQRL; this is encoded by the coding sequence ATGAAATTTTTTAATATAGAAAAAACCTCTGAAGGAAAAGCAAGAGCAGGGGAAATTACCACAGATCACGGGAAGATACAGACGCCTATTTTTATGCCTGTGGGAACTGTAGCAAGTGTAAAAACAGTTCATCAGAGAGAATTAAAAGAAGACATTAAAGCCCAGATCATTCTGGGAAATACTTATCACCTTTACCTTCGTCCCGGTATGGAGACGATGCAGGATGCGGGTGGTTTACATAAATTCATGAACTGGGACCTTCCTATTCTTACCGATTCAGGAGGTTTTCAGGTATTTTCACTGGCCAGTAACAGAAAGATGACGGAAGAAGGGGCAAGATTCAAGTCTCATATCGACGGAAGTTATCACATGTTTTCCCCGGAGAGATCAATGGAAATTCAAAGACAGATCGGAGCCGATATTTTCATGGCTTTCGATGAATGTACTCCTTATCCGTGCGATTATAACCAGGCAAAATCATCTATGGAGCTTACCCACCGATGGCTAAAGAGATGTATTGAATGGACCAACAATAATCCTGAATTATACGGACATAAGCAAAGACTTTTTCCGATTGTTCAGGGATCTACCTATTCCGATCTTAGAAAAATTTCTGCAGAAGTGATTTCCGAAGCAGGAGCAGAAGGAAATGCTATCGGAGGACTTTCCGTTGGAGAGCCTGAAGAAGAAATGTACAGAATCACAGATGAAGTAACAGATATTCTTCCTAAAGAAAAACCAAGATACCTGATGGGAGTGGGAACTCCTTGGAATATCCTTGAATCTATAGGGTTGGGGATTGATATGATGGATTGCGTAATGCCAACAAGAAATGCAAGAAATGCAATGCTTTTCACATGGCAGGGGGTGATGAATCTTAAAAATGAAAAATGGAAGCGTGACTTTTCTCCTTTGGATGAATTCGGGACCAGCTTTGTAGATCGTGAATATTCAAAAGCGTATCTTCGTCACTTGTTTGTATCTAAAGAATATCTGGCAAAACAGATTGCTTCAATTCATAATCTTGCATTCTATCTGGATCTGGTAAAAGTAGCCAGAGAACATATCATTGCAGGTGACTTCTATGAATGGAAAAACTCTGTGGTACCGGTTCTCAGACAAAGACTATAA
- a CDS encoding polyprenol monophosphomannose synthase encodes MKKLVIIPTYNEKENIENIISAVFALEDDFHILVVDDTSPDGTAEVVKELQKKYPHYLHLSVRHVKDGLGKAYIHGFKWAIENKYDYIFEMDADFSHNPNDLPRLFEACLNADMAIGSRYSKGVNVVNWPMGRVLLSYFASKYVRFVLGLPIHDTTAGFVCFSRKVLEEIGLDNVKLKGYGFQIEMKFRAFKKGFRIVEVPIIFTNRILGESKMNGGIIHEAVFGVLNLKWKSIINRL; translated from the coding sequence ATGAAAAAACTCGTCATCATCCCAACCTATAACGAAAAGGAAAATATTGAAAATATTATTTCCGCGGTTTTTGCTTTGGAAGATGACTTTCATATTTTAGTAGTAGACGATACTTCTCCGGACGGAACAGCAGAGGTTGTAAAGGAATTGCAGAAGAAATATCCGCATTATCTCCACCTGTCAGTAAGGCATGTGAAAGATGGTCTGGGAAAAGCATATATTCATGGGTTTAAATGGGCTATTGAAAATAAATACGATTATATTTTTGAAATGGATGCCGATTTTTCACATAATCCGAATGACCTGCCAAGGCTTTTCGAAGCCTGTTTAAATGCCGATATGGCCATCGGTTCCCGCTACTCAAAAGGGGTAAATGTGGTGAACTGGCCTATGGGAAGAGTATTGCTTTCTTACTTTGCCTCAAAATATGTAAGGTTTGTGCTGGGACTGCCAATTCATGATACGACAGCAGGATTTGTCTGCTTTTCAAGAAAGGTATTGGAAGAAATAGGGTTGGATAATGTAAAATTAAAAGGTTATGGGTTTCAGATAGAAATGAAATTCAGAGCATTTAAAAAAGGCTTCAGAATTGTAGAAGTTCCCATTATATTTACCAACAGAATTTTAGGAGAGAGCAAAATGAACGGCGGAATTATCCATGAGGCCGTTTTCGGAGTATTGAACTTAAAATGGAAATCAATCATCAACAGACTATGA
- a CDS encoding DUF4296 domain-containing protein, with product MEINHQQTMKLMKKLILIFVLLGLFSCGDYIDKPKNLIDKGMMAEIIADLAINDQAIYVYPDKNMEAGTRAVLKSYKVKPDDFVDSFKYYVIKEEMDGIANDAQEILLKKDPKADKYVKDKIKQNGAVMPLVR from the coding sequence ATGGAAATCAATCATCAACAGACTATGAAACTGATGAAAAAGCTGATCCTTATTTTCGTTTTGCTGGGGCTGTTTTCGTGTGGCGATTATATTGATAAGCCTAAAAATCTTATTGATAAAGGTATGATGGCAGAAATAATTGCCGATCTTGCGATCAATGATCAGGCTATCTATGTATATCCTGACAAAAATATGGAAGCAGGTACAAGAGCTGTCCTGAAATCATATAAGGTAAAGCCTGATGATTTTGTAGACAGTTTCAAATACTATGTAATTAAAGAAGAAATGGATGGGATTGCCAATGATGCACAGGAAATATTACTGAAAAAAGATCCCAAAGCAGATAAATACGTAAAGGATAAAATAAAACAGAATGGTGCTGTAATGCCTTTAGTAAGGTAA
- a CDS encoding uroporphyrinogen-III synthase, which yields MRIKSILVSQPAPSESSPYLDIAKKEKIKIDFRPFIHVEGVDNKELRTQKIDLTQYTGIIFTSKNAIDHYFRLAEELRFAVPDTMRYICQSEAIANYLQKHIVYRKRKISFGEKNFSDLLPLFKKFPTEKYLLPSSDVLSPDIVKTMDASNVDWTRAIMYRTVCSDLTDINVKDYDMLIFFSPQGIKSLQQNFPDFKQEETKIGVFGNTTLAAAEEAGLKVDLMAPTKETPSMTMALEKYIKALHK from the coding sequence ATGAGAATAAAGTCTATATTGGTTTCTCAACCAGCGCCTAGTGAGTCTTCTCCATATCTGGATATAGCGAAGAAGGAAAAAATAAAGATTGATTTCCGTCCATTTATCCACGTCGAAGGGGTTGACAATAAAGAGCTCAGAACACAGAAAATAGATCTGACGCAGTATACCGGTATTATTTTTACCAGTAAAAATGCGATTGACCATTACTTCAGACTCGCAGAGGAATTGCGTTTTGCCGTTCCGGACACGATGAGATACATCTGCCAGTCGGAAGCAATTGCCAACTATCTTCAAAAGCATATTGTGTACAGAAAAAGAAAAATCAGCTTTGGGGAGAAAAATTTCTCAGACCTGCTTCCTCTTTTCAAAAAATTCCCTACTGAAAAATATCTGTTGCCATCTTCAGATGTTCTAAGTCCGGATATTGTAAAAACCATGGATGCATCTAATGTAGACTGGACAAGAGCAATTATGTACCGCACCGTATGCAGCGACCTTACAGATATCAACGTCAAAGATTATGACATGTTGATTTTCTTCAGTCCGCAGGGAATCAAATCACTGCAACAAAATTTCCCTGACTTCAAGCAGGAAGAAACCAAAATCGGAGTTTTTGGAAACACGACTTTGGCAGCGGCGGAAGAAGCAGGATTAAAAGTAGATTTAATGGCGCCTACGAAGGAAACTCCTTCCATGACAATGGCCCTGGAAAAGTATATTAAAGCACTTCACAAATAG